GGGACATGGGGACCACCCCAGGattttgggagcagctcccactgccccacaTTTTCATGGAATTGTTTTTCCCTGGTGGATTTGTCTCTTGCAGTGGTgcccatggggacagcaggggtggggtttggggtcaccctgggattttggggacagcaggagaggggctggggccaccctggggcagctcccaccccacCAAATTTGCAGGGAATTCTTTTTCCCTGATGGATTTGTATCTTACAGCACTGCCcaaggggacacggggacagcaggggagggTGTCGGGGTCACCCCGGGattttgggagcagctcccactcCCCCAAATTTTCATGGAATTGTTTTTCCCTGATGGATTTGTCCCTTGCAGCGCTGTCCATCCACCAGCTCGCTGCCCAAGGGGAGCTCATCCAGCTGAAGGAGCACCTGAGGAAAGGTTGGTGTCCCTttggccctgccagggcctgccagGTCCCCTCTGGTGACCTCACACTCGGCCTTCACTCAGCCATAAAACCACTGGAATGGTTTTTAatggagattattttttaattaattttaattttttttaatggagatttCTCCAGTTTTGGAGATGggaaaaatcctcaaaaatcaCCAATTCCAACCATCCACCGGCTGGCTGAGGTGGTCTGCCAGCCCTTACTGGTTGTACTGGTGGAACTGGGAgcacgggggggggggttcACCTGGCTGttgtcccctccccaggtgaGAATTTGGTGAACAAACCCGACGAGAGAGGCTTCACCCCCCTGATCTGGGCTGCAGCTTTCGGGGAGATCGAGACCGTCCGGCACCTCCTGGAGTGGGTGAGGCCACGGGGGCTCCAGGGGCTTCCAGAGTGTTCTGGGGTCTGTCCTTCACCTTGGGGGTCTGTCCTTCCCCCTGGGGGTCTGTCCTTCATGCTGGGGGTCTGTCCTTCATGCTGGGGGTCTGTCCTTCACCCTGGGGTCTGTCCTTGAGCCTGGGGTCTGTCCTTCATCTTGGGGGTCTTCCTTAATTCTGGGGTCTGTCCTTCACCTTGGGGGTCTGTCCTTCATCCTGGGGGTCTGTCCTTCATCCTGGGGGTCTTCCTTAATTCTGGGGTCTGTCCTTCACCCTGGGGTCTGTCCTTCACCCTGGGGTCTGTCCTTCATCCTGGGGGTCTGTCCTTCACCCTGGGGTCTGTCCTTCATCCTGGGGGTCTTCCTTAATTCTGGGGTCTGTCCTTCACCCTGGGGTCTGTCCTTCACCCTGGGGTCTGTCCTTCACACTGGGGTCTGTCCTTCATCCTGGGGGTCTGTCCTTCATCCTGGGGTCTGTCCTTCATCCTGGGGACCTGCCCTTAATTCTGGGGTCTGTCCTTCACCCTGGGGGTCTGTCCTTAGTCCTGGGGGTCTTCCTTAATTCTGGGGTCTGTCCTTGAGCCCAGGATCTTCCTTAATCCTGGGGACCTGTCCTTAATCCTAGGGATCTCTTTTTTATATTCTGGGATCTCCCTCTTCTATTCCAGGACCTCTGTCTTTCATCCTGTGATCTCCCTCTTTCATCctaggatttcttttttatcctgGGATCTCCCTCTGGTTTTAATCCTGggatttcccttttttttttaatcttgggATCTCCTGTTTTCAATCCTGGGATCTCCCTTCTTTATCCTGGGATCTATCATTCATCCTGGAATCTCTCTCTGGTTTTAATCCTGGGATCTCCCTCTGGTTTTAAtcctgggatttcctgggatttcccttttttttttatcttgggATCTCCTGTTTTCAATCCTGGGATCTCCCTTCTTTATCCTGGGATCTGTCTTTCATCCTGGGATCTCTCTCTCATCCTAAAATTCCCCTTTTTAATCCTGGGatctccctctgtcccctgtgagggtggccGTGGGCAGTGTCACCaggctgtccccgctgtcccctgtgagggtggccGTGGGCAGTGTCACcaggctgtcccctctgtccccgctgtcccctgtgagggtggctGTGGGCAGTGTCACCaggctgtccccgctgtcccctgtgagggtggccGTGGGCAGTGTCaccaggctgtccctgctgtccccagggcagtgtcAGCCCTGTGAGGGTGGCTGTGGGCAGTGTCACCAGGCTgtcccctgtgagggtggccGTGGGCAGTGTCACCaggctgtccccgctgtccccgctgtcccctgtgagggtggctGTGGGCAGTGTCaccaggctgtccctgctgtccccgctgtcccctgtgagggtggctGTGGGCAGTGTCACcaggctgtcccctctgtccccgctgtccccagggcgCCGATCCCCACGCGCTGGCCAAGGAGCGCGAGAGCGCCCTGGCCCTGGCCAGCATGGGCGGCTACACCGACATCGTCACCATGCTGCTGGACAGGGACGTGGACATCAACACCTACGACTGGGTGAGTGCCACCCGCACGgccggggacatggggacacggggacagcggggacagcgggacagtggagacagcagggacagcgggggacagtggggacaccggggacagcagggacagcggggacagcgggggacaccagggatactggggacagtggggacagcgggggacacggggatacCAGGGACATCAGGACAAgcctccccagtgccaccagcatgGCCAGGGGACACCAGCCTGGAATTGGGACAGGCAGGAAGGGGATCCCAGTCCAGAGCTGGGAGACACTGGAATGGGATCCCAGTGAGATCCAGTCTGGAactgggagaggctggaaggGGATCCCagtctggagctgggagaggctggaaggAGATCCCAGTCTGGAGCTGGAAGAGGCTGGAAGGGGATCCCAGTCTGGAGCTGGAAGAGGCTGGAATGAGATCCCagtctggagctgggagaggctggagtGGGATCCCagtctggagctgggagaggctggaaggGGATCCCagtctggagctgggagaggctggaaggGGATCCCAGTCTGGAactgggagaggctggaaggGGATCCCagtctggagctgggagaggctggaaggGGATCCCAGTCTGGAACTGGGAGAGGCTGGAATGGGATCCCAGTTTGGcgctgggagaggctggaaggGGATCCCagtctggagctgggagaggctggaaggGGATCCCAGtttggagctgggagaggctggaaggGGATCCCAGCGGGTCGGAAGCCCCTGAGGAGcaccagggaggagcaggagctgtgtgggcCCAGGAATGacctctccctcccctgcccaccccacagAACGGGGGCACCCCCCTGCTCTACGCCGTGCGCGGGAACCACGTCAAGTGCGTGGAGGCTCTCCTGGGTAAGGAAAAATCCTCTCCTGGCGGCTCCATCCCCTGGAGCCGCTGCTTCCCTGCCGTGGGAGGAGAGCCTGCGGGGCAGGGGGGCAGCCTTTGGGGTCCCCGCTCCCCACGGCAGCCCCCATTGCCCACCCGCAGCCTGCGGCGCCGACCTGACCGAGGAGGCGGATTCGGGGTACACCCCCATGGACCTGGCCGTGGCCCTGGGACACAAGAAAGGCAAGTGTCCTCCGCCAGGAAACAGGGGTTTTCCCTCAGGAAGCTgggatttttccccctcaggaaactgggatttttccccctcaggaaactgggattttccccctcaggaaagcagagattttCCCCCTCAggaaactgggattttccccctcaggaaagcagagattttCCCCCTCAGGAAACTGGGATTTCCACCTAAGGAAACAGGGATTTTGCCTCAGAAACTGGGGTTGTTTCCCTCAGGAAACAGGGATTTTCCCCCCTCAGGAAACTGGGATTTCCACCTAAGGAAACAGGGATTTTCCCCCTCAGGAAACTGgggtttttcccctcagaaaacTGGGGTTTTCCCCTCAggaaactgggattttcccccCTCAGGAAACTGGGATTGTTTTCCCCTCAGGAAACAGGGATTTCCCCCCCCTCAGGAAAGCAGGGATTTTCCCCCTCAGGAAACAGGGATTTTCCCCTCAGGAAACTGGGATTTCCACCTAAGGAAACAGGGATTTTGCCTCAGAAACTGGGGTTGTTTCCCTCAGAAAACAGGGATTTTCCCCCTCAggaaactgggattttccccctcagaaaacagggatttttccccctcagaaaACTGGGGTTGTTTCCCTCAGAAAACAGGGATTTTCCCCCCTCAGAAAACTGgggtttttcccctcagaaaactgggttttttcccctcagaaaactggggtttttcccctcagaaaacTGGGGGTTTTCCCCTCAGGAAACAgggatttttccccctcagaaaacagggatttttCCCCTCAAGAAGCTGGGGTTGTTTCCCTCAGAAAAGAAGGATTTTCCCCTCAGGAAACTgggatttttccccctcagggAACTGGGATTTCCACCTAAGGAAACAGGGATTTTGCCTCAGAAACTGGGGTTGTTTCCCTCAGGAAACAGGGATTTTCCTCCCTCAGAAAACTGgggtttttcccctcagaaaactggtgtttttcccctcagaaaacTGGGGGTTTTCCCCTCAGGAAACAgggatttttccccctcagaaaacagggatttttCCCCTCAAGAAGCTGGGGTTGTTTCCCTCAGAAAACAAGGATTTTCCCCTCAGGAAACTAGGATTTTCCCCCTTAGGAAACTGGGATTGTTTCCATCAGAAAACAGGGATTTTCCCCCTCAGAAAACAGGGATTTCCCCCCTCAGGAAACTGGGATTGTTTCCCTCAggaaactgggattttccccctcAAGAAGCTGGGGTTGTTTCCCTcagaaaacagggatttttccccctcaggaGACATGAGTTTCCCTCAGAAAACTGGGGTTTCCCCTCAGAAAATGGGGGGTTTCCCCTCAGAAAATATAGATTTCCTTCAAAAAACGGGTATTTCCCTCAGAAAACTATGGGTTTCCCACAGAAAACTGGGGGAAAACGATGGCCAGATCCTTCCCAGAGCAGATTCCCTGAATTCCgccctctccctccctcagTCCAACAGGTCATCGAGAACCACATCCTGAAGCTGTTCCAgaacaagaggaagaagaagtGAGGCGGCggctccagctcttcccaggaTCACCGTGGCCTCACCCCGACGCTCCAGACATGGagaaatccaggaatttctgcCCTCGTGGATCCAGGCCTCTCCATGGCTGCCATGCCTGAAATCCAGGGACACTCgttccagccctggctgggctcgGCTGCTCCGTGTTTGCCATCGGAACTAAACTCTAATTGCAATTAAACTCTGTGGAGCCCTATCTGCTGCCTCAGCCCATCCTAATCTCAGTTTTTGGGCAGCCACGAGTCAAAATTTCCCCTCAGCATGGTGGAGTTCCTGGCCAGAGCTGTCCCTTCGGAAAGGGAATCTCCCATAAAGCTGCCACAGCCAGGAGGGAAAATCCTGCAGGATTCTGGCAGATGGGAATCTCAGTTTTTGGGCAACAATGAGTCAAAATTTCCCCTCAGCATGGTGGAATTCCTGGCCAGAGCTGTCCCTTCGGAAAGGGAATCTCCCATAAAGCTGCCACAGCCAGGAGGGAAAATCCTACAGgattctgctgctgccatcccGAGCAGCTCAGGAGGTGACAGCACAAGGAGGGGACACTTCTCTGTCCTGAAGCCAAACCCTGAGGGCACattccagggaaaaaacaggaatatCTTTTATTGATCCCATTCCACACCTGTGTCCCACCACAGCGGTGTCACCTCAGGGGACAGGGATCCCCCTCACGAGGGTTTTCAGAGCCCCCAAGGTGGGGACAGCCCCCGGGGTCCCCCCTAGAGcctctcccccagcacccccaggtgaTAAACCACCACTCTCCCGAAGAAATCCGTGCTGCTCCCAAAGGTGATTTTCAGCTTATCCAGCACCGTCTCCTCCACCTGGAATCTGTGCAGCTCCCAGTCAAGGAGCAACGCTGGGATTGGCACGTGGGGGTCACACCCCcggctctgctcagcagcaaaactccaaaaaaaaaccccaaattctgcCTTCCCCCCCACCATCACCATCCGGGGAAAGGATATTTGCATGGCGTGGCTGTCCTGGGGGTACAGCTCGGATATTTTCACCAGTTCCTCACCTGttctgcagcctggggagggcgAGGGGGGAGCCAAAGGTGCTCCCAGGAGCCTCCCAAAATCTTCCCTGGTTCccaccagctcccagcccctctttattcacccacagagctgctccaggtgctctCCCAAAATGTTCCTGAGTTCCCACCGGCACCCAAAGGATCCCAGCCCCTCTTTATtcacccacagagctgctccaggtgctcccagGTGCTCTCCCAAAATCTTCCCTGGTTCCCACCAGCACCCAGaagctcccagcccctctttATTCACCCACAGAGCCTCTCCAGGTGCTTTCCCAAAATGTTCCTGAGCTCCCACCGGCACCCAAAGGATCCCAACTCCTCTTTATTCAcccacggagctgctccaggtgctgtcCCAAAATCTTCCCTGGTTCCCACCAGCACTCAGAATCTCCCAGTCCCTCTTTTTTCACCCACAGAGTCTCTCCAGGTGCTTTCCCAAAATGTTCCTGAGTTCCCACCAGCACCCAGAGGCTCCCAGTCCCTCTTTATTCAcccacggagctgctccaggtgctgtcCCAAAATCTTCCCTGGTTCccaccagctcccagcccctctttTTTCACCCACGGAGCCTCTCCAGGTGCTCCTGAAGCCCTCCTGGGCTTTGGGAATGGCTGACAAATCGCCCTGAgcctccctctccccacccctcaCAGGATCCAGGTGTGGGTAAACTGAGGCAGGAGCCCGCAATGCCAGCCATCCTCACCTTCCAGCGTGCACAGCCGGCTGGAAAATCCCCCCTGGAACTGGATGTGGAGCTGGGAGACCTTGACGGGGCGGGGGAAGTCCAGGGTGACCCACTGGGATGTgccctgggaggggacagcagtgtcacaggggGCACagagcggggcgggcgcggtGGCCCGGCcgcgtccccgtccccgtccccacACCTGGTCCGAGTTCCAGCAGGTCTCCTCGCTGCCATCGAACAGGTGCTGCTTCCCGAACTGCTTCACGTCCCGGTTCAGCACGGAGCTCACCCTGCGGGGACAGCGCCACCGCGCCCGGGGGCGTCAGCGCCGGCCAGggccggggacagcggggacaggcGGGAGGGACCGGGACTCACCGCGTGGCCGTGTGGGCACACACCAGGGGCTCCACGGGCATCGCTGCCTGCGGACAGGGACGGGCAGGATGGGGACACcccacacagggctggggacaccccacacagggctggggacaccctgaacagggctggggacacccgagatgggactggggacacccgagatgggaatggggacacccgaaatgggactggggacactgaaacagggctggggacacccgagatgggaatggggacacccgagatgggactggggacacccgagatgggaatggggacactgaaacagggctggggacacccgagatgggactggggacacccgaaacagggctggggacaccccgaaATGGGACTGGGGACACCCGAGATGGGACTGGGGACCCCgaaacagggctggggacacccgaAACAGGGCGGAGGATACCCAAAACGGGACTGGGGACACCCGAGATGGGACTGGGGACACCCgaaacagggctggggacacctgaaatgggaatggggacacccgagatgggactggggacacccgaaatgggaatggggacaccccgaacagggctggggacacctggacaGGAATAGGGACCCTTGGATTGTACCGAGGAGCCCcgagtggcactggggacacctgggcagcactggggacacccaaAGCAGCACTAGGGACCCTCGGACAGTATTGGGGACACTCTGAGCAGtactggggacacctgggcaggAATGGAGACCCCTGGATCGTACTGGGGTCCCCGGGGCAGCACCGGGGACCCTCGGACACCCCCGGGCGCCATCGGACGGTGCTGGGGACCCCCCGAGCAACACCGGTGACACCCGGACAGCAGTGGGGACCCCTGATCAGCCCTGGGGACCCCTGGGGGCTGCTCCCCAGtcccctcccggccccgccggggccgccccgcacTCACCGCCCGCCGCAGGAAGAGGCGGAgccgccgccccgctcccggTGTCCGGTACCGCCCTCGGCACCGCGGGGACTCCGGGACggcagctccgtgtcccccctgCGCCACCCGCGaccccctccgtgtcccccacCCGCggcccagccccgccgcccccctTCCCACCGTGTTCGCCCCCCCTGCAAACGCCTCACCCCCGGTACCGGTCCCCGGTAACGACCCCCGGTACCGGTCCCCGTGTGTCCTTGGGAACGGGGGGATCCCCGCTCCTTTCCCGGTGCtggggggggcaccgggggcgCGGGGACCTTCccggggcagctctgctggtggcacaggcggagagggagagggagagggagagggagagggagagggagagggagagggagagggagagggaaggagtgCGGGGTGGGAGGGATCTGGGAGGGGTCCCCGCATTCCTGAATCCCTGAAACCCTTCATATCCCTGCGTCGCTAAATCTCTGAATTCCTGAATCCCGTCATTCCTGagtgcctgcagccctgcacatccctgcaTTCCTGAATGCCTGCATTCCTGCATAtgcctgcatccctgcatccccacCGATCCCCGCAAATCTCTGCATatccctgcacatccctgcgCATTCCTGCATCTCCGCACATCCCTGCTAATCCCTGCAGATCCCAGGATCCTTCCACACCCAGCAATGCTGCACCTCCCCGCTCATCCCTGCATCCCCgcacctccctgctcagccctgcatcCTTTTCCATTCCTGCATCCCAGTTTATCCTGACGTCCCTGCATGGCTCGGCATCCCTGAATCCCTGCTCGtccctgctcatcccagcatccctgaatccctgctcgtccctgctcatcccagcatccctgaatccctgctcgtccctgctcatcccagcatcccagcatccctgctcgtccctgctcatcccagcatccctgctcgtccctgctcatcccagcaCCCCTGAATCCCTGCTCGtccctgctcatcccagcaTCCCTGCCCACCGCAGCCCCCGGCTCCGCAGCCCCGCAGAGCTCCCGGTGCCGGGTGAGTCACGGCGGCCGCGCCGAGGCCGCCTCAGCTCAGTCACCGGCAAAAATAAACCCGGCGAGAGCTGCGAAGCCACCACCCCCTCCTCGTCCCCCTCCTCGTCcccctccttgtccccatccccatccccatttctgtccctgtccccatctctatccctgtccccatctccgTTCCCGTCCCCGTGCCGCCCCGGGGCTCGGCCCCGGCCGGGGACACGCTGCCGCCGGCACACACATGTCACACACATGTCACACGCCTGTGCGCACACCCGCGGGGACACGCGACACAGCAGCACACGCGTGACcggctctgcctcctcctcctccctcccctccttcccccgtCGAGTTTCGCCTGAGAAATTGGGTCAAAAACCGCAGGAGCCTCGTTTGCCCCTGGGCTAATTGCGCGTCTGGAGACAGAGCTGCCACTTCTGCCACCGCCGTGCGCGTCACCTCCCGCGCGCGCCTGCCGGCAGCGTCCCCCTCCTCATCCCGGTGACCCCCGACCCTCCAGCGCTGTGGAACCGGGAGGATCCCGGTGACCCCCGACCCCTCAGCTCTCTGGGAACCGGGAGGATCCCGGTGACCCCCGACCCCTCAGCTCTCTGGGAACCGGGAGGATCCCGGTGACCCCCGACCCCTTGGCTCATTGGGAACCGGGAGGATCCCGGTGACCCCCGACCCCTCGGTTCACTGGGAACCGGGAGGATCCCGGTGACCCCCGACCCCTTGGCTCATTGGGAACCGGGAGGATCCCGGTGACCCCCGACCCCTCGGCTCACTGGCAACCGGGAGGATCCCGGTGACCCCCGACCCTTCCAGCTCTGCGGAACCGGGAAGCAGCGCCCCAGCCCCGGGATCTTCGGCCTCGGCACCTTCCTCGCTGTCGAGGAAcgcggcgctgccggggccgggccgtgccgggaGCGGCTctggcggcggctcccggccgCCGTCCAGCCCGGCGCTCCGCCGCGCCGCGGGGAGGCCTTTCCATgggctccaggagctgatggcGAGGCTGGTGCCAAGGCCAGCGCGGGCTCGGCTCCAGAGCCCCGCTCGCACCGGGGCCCGCGGCGCTGGCGCGGTGCCGCCGCGGCCGTGCCGTGCCGGCGGCGCAGGAAGCGAACGCCCGGTGCCTTTTGTGCGGCGGGTGGCGGCCGCGTGGGCCCTGCCGAGCGTCCCCGGCCGGCGCTTCCGAAGCAAGAGCGGGTGTTGTGCCCTTCACCATTAATTACTTGTGCCGGTTGATTTCCACTTCCGTGTAAAGCCCCGGGGATCGCCGGGGATGCGGAATTCAGGGCGCACCGGCGCAGCGCTCTGCCTGTTCTCCGTGCCTTTATTATTTATCGAAATTGCCCCGAGCGCGCAGGACGGGGGTGCCGCGGGGCTTTGGGAAGGGTTTGGCACAGCCAGATGTCGTTTGTCATTCACGCCAAGTGACAATGTGGTGGCATCTCGGcgctgggaaggagcagggcagggtggccGGGGGTGCATCCCCCTGGAAGGCGATGGGTAAATGATATAATTATCATTAATTTATTATGAGGCTGGTTTTAAGCCACAAGCTGGCGTTTAGTCCCCGGCGGTGAGGGCACCGGGGTTGCTGCAGTGTCCCCAACGGTGCCACCACACCGTGAGCGCCTGACACCATGTCACAGCGGCGTGAGCAGGTGTGTGAGGGTGGCGTGTGCCGTTAATGAGCTTGGCTTTGCTGACGGGAGACGCCGCTCGGTGTCCCCGCACGGGACAATTAGCACCCTGGCTAATGAGCCAGCGCGGCGTCCTGCCAGCCCCGCTGCTGATTGTGGCCGGAGTCAGAGCGGGGCTGGCCGGGCCcggtgtcccccgtgtcccgTGCCAGCCCGGCTCGCCCAAAATCAGCACAGGGGTGAGCTGGTGGCGTCCCCACCGCGGGGGTCGCCGAGGAAGCGCCCGTGTCccctcccgtgtcccctcccgtGTCCCCTGCCGTGTCCCCATCGTGTCCCCATCGTGTCCCAGGTGCGGCGTGGCCGCTGCCCGAGGGGGAAGGAGCGGGTCCGGCTGCCggaaggggggaagggaaggaggcagTTGCCATGGAAACCGCAAATAAAATCAATGCACGCTGCCGGTGGGCTCGGAGGGAAGTTGGGcctggccagggcagcagcGCCGCGTCCCCGGGGGGGACACTGCAGCCCCCTCTGGGCCCTCCCTGCCGTGCCCAGGTGGCGCCGGgatgaggggacagggacagcacggAGGAGGTTCCACCGTTGTggcctccccctgcccctccacagccctggctgagctgtcctgcccagctccagcccggCAGCTCCGCCAGGACGGGCAGAGCCGCCTTTCTCCCCAGCCACGGATCCCcctgtccgtccgtccgtccgtccgtccgccCGCCTGTCCCCGTGCCAGTGCCCCGAGCGCTGGCCCCAGCTGCGGTGGCAGAGGCCTCGTTAATGAGCTGCAGTCCTGATGAATgtggcagctctcctggaacgGGCTTCATTAGCCGCCGGCGGACCTGAGCGGAATAACAAGCGGCTCCGTGGGGCTCGGGATGGGGTCCCCCGAGCACCCCGCGGCCGTGCGGGGACACCGGGCAGCTCCGGggcccctccctgcccagcgAGGCCCCGGGACACCGCGGTGTCCCCTCAGCACCGCGGCCGCGGTGCCACCACCCCGAGCTGGAGCGGCTCGGGAGGTTCCCGGCCGCGCCACCCGCCCAGTTTGGCTCTGTCCTGTGGGGGGACGGGGGTGGCCACCACGGaaccagcccctctgtccccatcgGTGTCCCCACACCCGTCCCCACGCGCGGGTTGCCCATGTCACCCCTCTATTGtgatggcagcaggagctggctgagACCTACCAAACTCATGTCACCTGGCTCCTGGCCCCTCCGCTGTCCCCTGGGGGGTTGGGGACAAaccagggcactgctggagcagtggggacccccccccagccccaggctggagcCGCAGCGGGGTCCCCGCGGGCGGTGGCGGGTCCCTGCCCCTCGCAGCGGGAGCCCCTCGGCGTTGTCACCGCACCCCAACCGCCCGCGGCCgctccccgtgtccctgtcacaacaaaggaaaacatctcTGGATGGAAACTGCGGGAGGGTCGTCACGGCAACACTGCTGCAGGATTTCACCAGAATCCCGGCGTTCGGGCTCAAAAAGACGCGCAGTCCCCGCGCTCCCCCGCGCAGACGCCGCCGCCGATCCTGCCGGGGTTGGGGCCCGGGGAGTGGCACCGAGGGATGGGGGTCACCCCAGCCGCGCTGCCCCGGGGCCACCCGGTGgggtgggggctgtggggacacggTGGGAGCAGGTTCTGCCCCGTGGGAGCAGCTCGGggctggaggggtggggggaccCCACCCTGGGCGAGCACGGCGACACCGGGACACCGCTCCGTGCCAGCGCTGGCTCTGCCACCCCGGGCAGGCTGCTGGGCTCACAGGGCGATGGCACCCCATGAAGTCACCTCCCGGCTGGAGGGAGGACACTGGGACGCCAAGCTGGTGCCAGTGGAGGAGCTGGTCCCCAGCGCGTCCCTGGGCACGGAGCAGCCGCCGAGGAGCGGGGGGAGGTGTCGGTGGCACCCCGGTCCCCGAGCCGCGCTGGCGGGTGGCTGCTGTGACATTCATCTCCACTTGAGACGCGAGCTCGGCTCAGTCACTGCCGGCGCCTTCCCCTGCCACCAAAACGGCCGGTGACACATGCCCGGTGCTCTGTGTCCCCTGGGGGGCGGCCCGGGGTCGCCCCTCCCTCACCTTTAGTCCCCGAGGGGCTCCGGGGCCCTTTCGAGGGTCGGGGTCGCGCTGTGAGCAGCTGCGGTGGAGTTTTTTTTGGGATGGGTGCTGGGCCCACCCGAC
This sequence is a window from Vidua macroura isolate BioBank_ID:100142 chromosome 26, ASM2450914v1, whole genome shotgun sequence. Protein-coding genes within it:
- the RFXANK gene encoding DNA-binding protein RFXANK, with amino-acid sequence MGDSGVPSACPRQDGHPALPEGGGGGAESPRNSSAAPGDSQSTALDGFPLKHSNTLTNRQRGNEVSALPATLDTLSIHQLAAQGELIQLKEHLRKGENLVNKPDERGFTPLIWAAAFGEIETVRHLLEWGADPHALAKERESALALASMGGYTDIVTMLLDRDVDINTYDWNGGTPLLYAVRGNHVKCVEALLACGADLTEEADSGYTPMDLAVALGHKKVQQVIENHILKLFQNKRKKK
- the NR2C2AP gene encoding nuclear receptor 2C2-associated protein — its product is MPVEPLVCAHTATRVSSVLNRDVKQFGKQHLFDGSEETCWNSDQGTSQWVTLDFPRPVKVSQLHIQFQGGFSSRLCTLEGCRTGEELVKISELYPQDSHAMQRFQVEETVLDKLKITFGSSTDFFGRVVVYHLGVLGERL